The following proteins are co-located in the Phyllostomus discolor isolate MPI-MPIP mPhyDis1 chromosome 1, mPhyDis1.pri.v3, whole genome shotgun sequence genome:
- the SIX4 gene encoding homeobox protein SIX4 isoform X2 — protein MIASAADIKQENGMESASEGQEAPREVAGGAAAGLSPRAPAPFPLEPGDAAARVSGEEGAVAAAAGAAADQVQLHSELLGRHHHAAAAAAAQTTLAFSPDHVACVCEALQQGGNLDRLARFLWSLPQSDLLRGNESLLKARALVAFHQGIYPELYSILESHSFESANHPLLQQLWYKARYTEAERARGRPLGAVDKYRLRRKFPLPRTIWDGEETVYCFKEKSRNALKELYKQNRYPSPAEKRHLAKITGLSLTQVSNWFKNRRQRDRNPSETQSKSESDGNPSTEDESSKGHEDLSPHPLSSSSEGVTNLSLSSHMEPVYMQQIGNAKILSPSGVLLNGSLVPASTSPVFLNGNSFIQGPNGVILNGLNVGNTQTVSLNPPKMASNIVSNGISMTDILGSTSQDVKEFKVLQSSSASSAATTTYSPSTPVSFPGLIPSTEVKREGIQTVASQDGGSVVTFTTPVQINQYGIVQIPNSGANSQFLNGSIGFSPLQLPPVSVAASQGNISVNSSTSDGSAFTSESTTVQQGKVFLSSLAPSAVVYTVPNSSQTIGSVKQEGLERSLVFSQLMPVNQNAQVNANLSSESISGSGLHSLASSLVNVSPTHSFPLNPPTLLHPTELNPDIADSQPMSAPVASKSTVTSVSNTNYATLQNCSLITGQDLLSVPMTQAALGEIVPTGEDQVSHPSPAVPQDFVREHRLVLQSVTNIKENFLTNSENKATNNLMMLDSKSKYVLEGMVETVCEDLETDKKELAKLQTVQLDEDMQDL, from the exons ATG ATCGCAAGTGCGGCGGACATCAAGCAGGAGAATGGGATGGAAAGCGCCTCGGAAGGGCAGGAGGCGCCTCGAGAAGTGGCGGGGGGCGCGGCGGCTGGGCTGAGCCCCCGGGCTCCAGCCCCTTTTCCCCTGGAGCCGGGGGACGCGGCCGCCAGGGTGAGCggagaggaaggggcagtggcggcggcggccggAGCGGCAGCGGATCAGGTACAACTCCACTCGGAACTTCTGGGCAGGCACCACCACGCCGCGGCTGCCGCCGCCGCGCAGACCACACTGGCCTTCTCGCCCGACCATGTCGCCTGCGTGTGCGAGGCGCTGCAGCAGGGGGGCAACCTGGACCGCCTGGCCCGGTTCCTGTGGTCCTTGCCCCAGAGCGACCTGCTACGTGGCAACGAGAGCTTGCTGAAGGCGCGGGCGCTGGTGGCCTTCCACCAGGGCATCTACCCCGAGCTCTACAGCATCCTCGAGAGCCACAGCTTCGAGTCGGCCAACCACCCGCTGCTGCAGCAGCTCTGGTACAAGGCGCGCTACACCGAGGCCGAGCGAGCCCGCGGCCGGCCGCTGGGCGCCGTGGACAAGTACCGGCTCCGCAGGAAATTCCCCCTGCCCCGCACCATCTGGGACGGCGAGGAGACGGTGTATTGTTTCAAGGAGAAGTCGCGCAACGCGCTCAAGGAGCTCTACAAGCAGAATCGCTACCCTTCGCCTGCCGAGAAGCGGCACCTGGCCAAGATCACCGGCCTCTCCCTCACCCAAGTCAGCAACTGGTTCAAGAACCGGCGGCAGCGCGATCGGAACCCCTCTGAGACACAGTCCAAAAG TGAGTCAGATGGTAATCCCAGCACTGAAGATGAATCCAGCAAGGGTCATGAAGATTTGTCTCCTCATCCACTCTCCAGTTCATCTGAAGGTGTCACCAACCTCAGCCTTTCCAGTCACATGGAGCCAGTATATATGCAACAAATTGGAAATGCTAAGATACTAAGCCCTTCTGGAGTTCTGCTGAATGGAAGCTTGGTACCTGCAAGTACTTCACCTGTCTTCCTTAATGGTAATTCTTTCATTCAGGGACCCAACGGAGTTATCCTTAATGGATTAAATGTGGGAAATACACAGACAGTGTCATTGAACCCACCCAAAATGGCATCAAACATTGTGAGCAATGGTATATCCATGACTGACATACTGGGCTCTACCTCCCAGGATGTGAAGGAATTCAAAGTTCTCCAGAGCTCTTCAGCCAGCTCAGCAGCCACCACCACCTACAGCCCCAGTACCCCTGTATCTTTTCCTGGACTGATTCCCAGCACTGAGGTGAAAAGAGAAGGCATTCAAACAGTGGCTTCCCAGGATGGAGGCTCTGTTGTGACTTTCACTACACCAGTGCAAATTAATCAGTATGGCATTGTCCAGATCCCCAATTCCGGAGCAAACAGCCAGTTTCTTAATGGGAGCATTGGATTCTCTCCATTACAGCTGCCTCCTGTTTCAGTGGCAGCTTCACAAG gtaataTTTCAGTAAATTCAAGCACTTCAGATGGGAGCGCATTTACAAGTGAGTCTACCACAGTCCAGCAAGGAAAGGTTTTCTTGAGCTCTCTTGCTCCCAGTGCAGTGGTGTACACTGTTCCTAATTCAAGCCAGACCATAGGATCTGTTAAACAGGAGGGTTTGGAGAGGAGCCTGGTATTTTCTCAGTTGATGCCTGTCAATCAGAATGCACAAGTAAATGCAAACCTGTCTTCTGAAAGTATCTCCGGGAGTGGCCTTCATTCACTAGCCTCCTCATTAGTCAATGTATCCCCAACTCACAGTTTTCCGCTGAATCCCCCTACTCTGCTACATCCCACTGAACTAAACCCTGACATTGCTGATAGCCAGCCGATGTCCGCACCTGTGGCAAGCAAATCTACTGTGACATCTGTCAGCAACACTAACTATGCAACTCTTCAGAACTGCTCCCTTATTACTGGTCAAGATCTATTGTCCGTCCCAATGACCCAGGCTGCCCTCGGGGAAATAGTTCCTACAGGCGAAGACCAGGTGAGTCACCCCTCCCCAGCAGTACCCCAGGATTTTGTCAGAGAACATCGGTTGGTTCTACAATCAGTAACCAACATAAAAGAGAATTTCTTAACAAATTCAGAGAACAAAGCTACAAACAACTTAATGATGCTGGACTCCAAATCCAAGTATGTCCTAGAGGGCATGGTTGAGACGGTCTGTGAAGACTTGGAAACAGACAAGAAAGAGCTTGCCAAGCTCCAGACTGTCCAATTGGATGAAGATATGCAAGACTTGTAA
- the SIX4 gene encoding homeobox protein SIX4 isoform X1, which produces MSSSSPTGQIASAADIKQENGMESASEGQEAPREVAGGAAAGLSPRAPAPFPLEPGDAAARVSGEEGAVAAAAGAAADQVQLHSELLGRHHHAAAAAAAQTTLAFSPDHVACVCEALQQGGNLDRLARFLWSLPQSDLLRGNESLLKARALVAFHQGIYPELYSILESHSFESANHPLLQQLWYKARYTEAERARGRPLGAVDKYRLRRKFPLPRTIWDGEETVYCFKEKSRNALKELYKQNRYPSPAEKRHLAKITGLSLTQVSNWFKNRRQRDRNPSETQSKSESDGNPSTEDESSKGHEDLSPHPLSSSSEGVTNLSLSSHMEPVYMQQIGNAKILSPSGVLLNGSLVPASTSPVFLNGNSFIQGPNGVILNGLNVGNTQTVSLNPPKMASNIVSNGISMTDILGSTSQDVKEFKVLQSSSASSAATTTYSPSTPVSFPGLIPSTEVKREGIQTVASQDGGSVVTFTTPVQINQYGIVQIPNSGANSQFLNGSIGFSPLQLPPVSVAASQGNISVNSSTSDGSAFTSESTTVQQGKVFLSSLAPSAVVYTVPNSSQTIGSVKQEGLERSLVFSQLMPVNQNAQVNANLSSESISGSGLHSLASSLVNVSPTHSFPLNPPTLLHPTELNPDIADSQPMSAPVASKSTVTSVSNTNYATLQNCSLITGQDLLSVPMTQAALGEIVPTGEDQVSHPSPAVPQDFVREHRLVLQSVTNIKENFLTNSENKATNNLMMLDSKSKYVLEGMVETVCEDLETDKKELAKLQTVQLDEDMQDL; this is translated from the exons atgtcctcttcctcccccaccggGCAGATCGCAAGTGCGGCGGACATCAAGCAGGAGAATGGGATGGAAAGCGCCTCGGAAGGGCAGGAGGCGCCTCGAGAAGTGGCGGGGGGCGCGGCGGCTGGGCTGAGCCCCCGGGCTCCAGCCCCTTTTCCCCTGGAGCCGGGGGACGCGGCCGCCAGGGTGAGCggagaggaaggggcagtggcggcggcggccggAGCGGCAGCGGATCAGGTACAACTCCACTCGGAACTTCTGGGCAGGCACCACCACGCCGCGGCTGCCGCCGCCGCGCAGACCACACTGGCCTTCTCGCCCGACCATGTCGCCTGCGTGTGCGAGGCGCTGCAGCAGGGGGGCAACCTGGACCGCCTGGCCCGGTTCCTGTGGTCCTTGCCCCAGAGCGACCTGCTACGTGGCAACGAGAGCTTGCTGAAGGCGCGGGCGCTGGTGGCCTTCCACCAGGGCATCTACCCCGAGCTCTACAGCATCCTCGAGAGCCACAGCTTCGAGTCGGCCAACCACCCGCTGCTGCAGCAGCTCTGGTACAAGGCGCGCTACACCGAGGCCGAGCGAGCCCGCGGCCGGCCGCTGGGCGCCGTGGACAAGTACCGGCTCCGCAGGAAATTCCCCCTGCCCCGCACCATCTGGGACGGCGAGGAGACGGTGTATTGTTTCAAGGAGAAGTCGCGCAACGCGCTCAAGGAGCTCTACAAGCAGAATCGCTACCCTTCGCCTGCCGAGAAGCGGCACCTGGCCAAGATCACCGGCCTCTCCCTCACCCAAGTCAGCAACTGGTTCAAGAACCGGCGGCAGCGCGATCGGAACCCCTCTGAGACACAGTCCAAAAG TGAGTCAGATGGTAATCCCAGCACTGAAGATGAATCCAGCAAGGGTCATGAAGATTTGTCTCCTCATCCACTCTCCAGTTCATCTGAAGGTGTCACCAACCTCAGCCTTTCCAGTCACATGGAGCCAGTATATATGCAACAAATTGGAAATGCTAAGATACTAAGCCCTTCTGGAGTTCTGCTGAATGGAAGCTTGGTACCTGCAAGTACTTCACCTGTCTTCCTTAATGGTAATTCTTTCATTCAGGGACCCAACGGAGTTATCCTTAATGGATTAAATGTGGGAAATACACAGACAGTGTCATTGAACCCACCCAAAATGGCATCAAACATTGTGAGCAATGGTATATCCATGACTGACATACTGGGCTCTACCTCCCAGGATGTGAAGGAATTCAAAGTTCTCCAGAGCTCTTCAGCCAGCTCAGCAGCCACCACCACCTACAGCCCCAGTACCCCTGTATCTTTTCCTGGACTGATTCCCAGCACTGAGGTGAAAAGAGAAGGCATTCAAACAGTGGCTTCCCAGGATGGAGGCTCTGTTGTGACTTTCACTACACCAGTGCAAATTAATCAGTATGGCATTGTCCAGATCCCCAATTCCGGAGCAAACAGCCAGTTTCTTAATGGGAGCATTGGATTCTCTCCATTACAGCTGCCTCCTGTTTCAGTGGCAGCTTCACAAG gtaataTTTCAGTAAATTCAAGCACTTCAGATGGGAGCGCATTTACAAGTGAGTCTACCACAGTCCAGCAAGGAAAGGTTTTCTTGAGCTCTCTTGCTCCCAGTGCAGTGGTGTACACTGTTCCTAATTCAAGCCAGACCATAGGATCTGTTAAACAGGAGGGTTTGGAGAGGAGCCTGGTATTTTCTCAGTTGATGCCTGTCAATCAGAATGCACAAGTAAATGCAAACCTGTCTTCTGAAAGTATCTCCGGGAGTGGCCTTCATTCACTAGCCTCCTCATTAGTCAATGTATCCCCAACTCACAGTTTTCCGCTGAATCCCCCTACTCTGCTACATCCCACTGAACTAAACCCTGACATTGCTGATAGCCAGCCGATGTCCGCACCTGTGGCAAGCAAATCTACTGTGACATCTGTCAGCAACACTAACTATGCAACTCTTCAGAACTGCTCCCTTATTACTGGTCAAGATCTATTGTCCGTCCCAATGACCCAGGCTGCCCTCGGGGAAATAGTTCCTACAGGCGAAGACCAGGTGAGTCACCCCTCCCCAGCAGTACCCCAGGATTTTGTCAGAGAACATCGGTTGGTTCTACAATCAGTAACCAACATAAAAGAGAATTTCTTAACAAATTCAGAGAACAAAGCTACAAACAACTTAATGATGCTGGACTCCAAATCCAAGTATGTCCTAGAGGGCATGGTTGAGACGGTCTGTGAAGACTTGGAAACAGACAAGAAAGAGCTTGCCAAGCTCCAGACTGTCCAATTGGATGAAGATATGCAAGACTTGTAA